A DNA window from Coffea arabica cultivar ET-39 chromosome 6c, Coffea Arabica ET-39 HiFi, whole genome shotgun sequence contains the following coding sequences:
- the LOC113693081 gene encoding uncharacterized protein, which translates to MASTAQHQQKTDSELRNIRSQMGQIQAMQNQISQMAISINRLESQVNGRLPSQPELNLKNVSAMTLRSGKEIQGPKLLTSKDNDEEKNEKELQAENTSTKNPVVLPDPIIDVKTNPPPFPCRLEKSKKQDKEKEILEVLRKIEINIPLLDAIKQVPKYAKFLRDICVNRRRLRRDEKVIVGENVSAVLQKKLPPKCGDLSRFIVPCRIGNTLIRNTLLDLRVSINVMPKSMYASLNLDPLKEIEIIIQLVDRTNAYPDGLVKDVLVKVNELIFSTDFYVLDMDDDHSPDPSPLLLGRPFFSTAQTKIDVNKGTLSMKFDGELVHFNIFDTMEHSVNSHPVFAIHAINPSVQEFSEFACRDKFKFTENKYKGMKALYEMKRSRKLRKKAALKGYLDPGGGPLITRKIELHPD; encoded by the coding sequence ATGGCTAGTACTGCACAACACCAGCAAAAGACGGACTCCGAACTACGGAACATAAGAAGTCAGATGGGTCAGATACAAGCGATGCAGAATCAAATAAGTCAGATGGCAATATCAATCAACCGTCTGGAGTCTCAAGTAAATGGAAGATTGCCATCCCAACCTGAACTGAACCTGAAGAACGTAAGTGCAATGACTTTAAGGAGCGGGAAGGAAATTCAGGGGCCCAAACTTTTGACTTCAAAGGATAATGACGAAGAGAAGAATGAGAAAGAACTTCAGGCAGAGAATACAAGCACCAAAAATCCAGTGGTACTTCCTGACCCGATCATAGACGTTAAAACTAATCCCCCTCCATTTCCTTGCAGGTTGGAGAAATCGAAAAAGCAGGACAAGGAGAAAGAGATCCTGGAGGTACTTCGCAAGATAGAGATCAATATCCCCCTGCTAGACGCCATCAAGCAAGTGCCGAAGTATGCAAAATTTCTGAGGGACATATGTGTCAATCGAAGGAGACTAAGGAGAGATGAAAAAGTCATTGTTGGGGAGAATGTGTCAGCAGTTCTCCAAAAAAAACTACCACCAAAGTGTGGGGATCTAAGTAGGTTTATTGTCCCATGTAGGATAGGTAACACTTTAATTAGGAATACCTTGTTGGATTTAAGAGTATCGATCAACGTAATGCCTAAATCTATGTATGCTTCTCTGAACCTCGATCCATTAAAAGAAATCGAGATAATAATTCAATTAGTTGACCGAACAAATGCATACCCTGATGGGTTGGTCAAGGATGTGCTGGTTAAAGTTAATGAATTGATATTTTCGACAGACTTTTATGTACTTGACATGGATGATGATCATTCCCCTGACCCCTCACCTTTGCTACTAGGTAGACCCTTTTTTAGCACAGCACAGACAAAAATTGACGTTAATAAGGGTACattatccatgaaatttgatggagaactagtccactttaatattttcgaTACAATGGAACATTCTGTTAACTCTCACCCTGTATTTGCTATTCATGCTATTAATCCCTCTGTGCAAGAATTTTCTGAGTTTGCTTGTAGggataaattcaaatttactgAGAACAAGTATAAGGGGATGAAAGCACTATATGAGATGAAAAGgagtagaaaattaagaaagaagGCTGCACTCAAAGGCTATTTGGATCCTGGAGGAGGGCCACTGATTACAAGAAAAATTGAGTTACACCCAGATTGA